A region of the Salvia splendens isolate huo1 chromosome 11, SspV2, whole genome shotgun sequence genome:
TGGTCGTGCATCAAACATGGAATATTTTTGTTCATAGAGTTCAATCCCTAGAGTTATCTAATATCTATCATACCAAACATGCGTTAAGATTTTGAGTTTAATGCTAACAACTTAGCATATACATACATTCACTACTCATTATTGTACATGGAATTAGTGATAATTCTAGTATCTAAATTAATCTTCAATTAGTCCTTCATTtctttaattgaatttatttcaTATAGTATATGATAATGAGATCATACCTTGTCATATCAtgttatcatatcatatcaGATCATCTTCTTGTTACAAATAACATAAAAGAAATATGTCCATTATATGATTATTAGTATAAATCTATAATATAACCAAAAGGTTGCGGTTGTTGATGTTTCGTCTGTCCATTTGATTTAACTAATCCTAATTATAGTATGCGATTTTCCATACGTGCCCATTCAAATTTCAAAgcatataaaaattaaaatccttctttaattattcgtaaagaatttttaaatttttatgttgCTTTTACACCATCATTATGCTATATAGCTACCcactatatattattaatataaagattaatttattaaaataaatatacacGTTTAGGTGCAGTCACACATCATGAGCAAGTTCCATGGATAGACTTTGCAATAAAATAGTTAAAGAGATACCATCACGATTTCTTGGACCAATTGATGATCATTTCTGTCAAACtttaacttattttttattaacaTTGCTAGAATAAGATAAAGTAGTTTAGCCAAATGCTTTGAAGGGCAAGTCCTTCTATTCTCAAACATTTAGCTAATACCGgaaatccaaattgaattttatttaaaatcttgatgTACAATATGATTTGATGCAGGTATAGATCATGGATATTTCAGCCTTCAGAAACTTAGCTGATTTGGTAAGAAAACTCCTCAAAATTTAGCAATAATCCTTACACTATTCTCTATTATTGAGGCATGATTTTATGAAAGAGATGGAGTCTTCATTTCATTACGAATCTTTCGAGCAACCATCTGTATACGATGATGGTCGGCCACTGAAGCAGCTCAGAACGAGCCACCACGTCTCAAGTGCTCTTCAGTTTGACGCTATCCCAACTTATTATGACAACAAACTGGTCAGCATGATGAAGCCTAAAGAGGAAGAAGCGTTCGTCGTGTCTGAGCCAGTCGCTTGTTTGTCGTCCACGCACCATTCTTTAGCGGAGAAAAAGAGGAGAGAGAAGCTCAGCCAGAGGTTTGTAGCCTTGTCTGCTCTGATCCCTGGCTTAAAGAAggtgaataattaattaaattaattttatttttttccaaacatatatgaatataaaacctaattaatactactattgtGTAATGATTTGTTTAGATGGACAAGGCTTCTATTTTGGGAGATGCGATTGAGCATATGAAGGGTTTGGAGGAGAGAGTGAAGGGGTTGGAGGAGAGGGCTAGGAAGAGAAGAAGGATTGAACCAGTGGTGTTTAATGTCAAGAAAGAGGAaggcggcgacgacgacgaTTTTCCAGTGATTAGGGCAAGGTTTTGTGATAAAGAGCTGCTGGTTAGTGTTCACTGCCGGAGAGGGAGAGGTGTGTTTGAGAAAATTGTTGGTGAAGTTGAGAATATGCAGTTTTGTGTTGTTAACAGCAGCCTTATGAGTTATGGGGATTCTTGTCTCAGTATAACACTTACTGCTGAGGTAATGCTCTATCATAGTGTTTGGGCTATGGTAAAAACCTAATCTTTAGTCAAAGTTACAAAGTCTTGTAGGTTATGGATTCTAGTGTAAGGAAACTTGTCTAATATCGGTTGTGAAGACAACATAAATGTCGGTTTTATAGGTTAAATAAGTTCTCTATCCCTGATAAAATAGTCTTTTAGGATGAGTACTTATATTTCATTTATGTAATACCGGAGCTTTCATTGAGAGGCCCAACGATTGGGTGTAGTAGTGGCTCATTAAGTGGTCATTTAGGATTGAGTCGGTCGTTATCAACGAGGACGAAGAGACAATTCAGAGTGGTGCTCTGGGGAAGGAGTCGGCCTTGACCAGTGAAGACGTTCACCCTTATTGGAATCGATTGTTTCAAATTGTAGGCGCTAACTTGGAAAGTTGATCTGGGAAAAGAATCAACTGTTACCAACGAGATGTTGCCCCTAAAGTGGGTCGATAACTGACTTTAGGAGCCAATTCGGAGTGGTGGCATCGGAAATGAGTCAAC
Encoded here:
- the LOC121755234 gene encoding transcription factor bHLH25-like, giving the protein MDISAFRNLADLEMESSFHYESFEQPSVYDDGRPLKQLRTSHHVSSALQFDAIPTYYDNKLVSMMKPKEEEAFVVSEPVACLSSTHHSLAEKKRREKLSQRFVALSALIPGLKKMDKASILGDAIEHMKGLEERVKGLEERARKRRRIEPVVFNVKKEEGGDDDDFPVIRARFCDKELLVSVHCRRGRGVFEKIVGEVENMQFCVVNSSLMSYGDSCLSITLTAEKDKEDNMNIEQLVENLQGLLKMIL